The following proteins are co-located in the Phycisphaerales bacterium genome:
- a CDS encoding 3-hydroxyacyl-ACP dehydratase FabZ family protein → MMRQADMDDVLERLPHRPPFRFLTRVVSLSAGERGEALWQLRGDEPFFAGHFPDDPIVPGVLISEALAQLSGLVGLHGTGVTAGRLVHVDMRYDGTARPPAEIVLRSALTRTMGPLRQFDVTAHVGDSRIARGTLALAGVAS, encoded by the coding sequence ATGATGAGGCAGGCTGACATGGACGACGTGCTCGAACGCCTGCCCCACCGGCCGCCCTTCCGCTTCCTCACGCGGGTGGTGAGCCTCTCCGCCGGTGAGCGTGGCGAAGCCCTCTGGCAGCTCCGCGGCGACGAGCCCTTCTTCGCAGGTCACTTTCCCGATGATCCCATCGTTCCCGGCGTGCTCATCAGCGAGGCCCTCGCCCAGCTGAGCGGCCTCGTCGGCCTGCACGGCACGGGCGTGACCGCCGGCCGCCTCGTTCACGTGGACATGCGCTACGACGGCACCGCCCGCCCGCCCGCCGAGATCGTGCTCCGTAGTGCGCTCACCCGCACCATGGGCCCGCTGCGCCAGTTTGACGTAACGGCGCACGTCGGCGACAGCCGCATCGCCCGCGGCACGCTCGCCCTCGCGGGGGTGGCGTCATGA
- a CDS encoding lysophospholipid acyltransferase family protein — MPVSKERSTQESPRTRDDATPRRGAAGHPGPLLRLRESAAAFWIRLLAHFAARAPWFVDLVKPIFVHGTWLASISIRRGTTANARRILGESSSRPERVRLGKAVLANFYEFFAEVGRNSRRTQKEMLVEVESIIGHEKLLAARAAGRGAVIAVAHMGSYEVAAAALKEYEPHINVVFKREPIGAYERLRQELHLRLGVNETPVDEGMGIWFHLRNRLQANDVVLIQADRVMPGQRGVRLPFLGGTLEVPTGPVKLAMAAGSPIIPVFALRVGRRKVRIIIEDPIIAEGGLREAGPGAPPHPALVELTNLIARYVEKHPDQWLLLSPAFVEDQAAARTGQTQERA, encoded by the coding sequence ATGCCCGTATCGAAGGAGCGGAGCACCCAGGAGTCGCCGCGCACTCGCGATGACGCAACGCCCCGCCGCGGAGCGGCGGGCCACCCAGGGCCCCTCCTCCGCCTCCGCGAGTCCGCCGCGGCCTTCTGGATCCGCCTCCTCGCCCACTTCGCCGCCCGGGCCCCGTGGTTCGTCGACCTCGTCAAGCCCATTTTCGTGCACGGCACCTGGCTCGCCTCCATCTCCATCCGGCGCGGCACCACCGCTAATGCCCGCCGCATCCTCGGCGAATCCTCCTCGCGACCCGAGCGCGTGCGCCTCGGCAAGGCCGTGCTCGCCAACTTCTACGAGTTCTTCGCGGAGGTCGGCCGCAACTCCCGCCGCACGCAGAAGGAGATGCTCGTCGAGGTCGAGTCGATCATCGGCCACGAGAAGCTGCTCGCCGCCCGCGCCGCCGGGCGCGGCGCCGTGATCGCCGTCGCCCACATGGGCTCCTACGAGGTCGCCGCCGCGGCCCTCAAGGAGTACGAGCCCCACATCAACGTCGTCTTCAAGCGCGAGCCCATCGGCGCCTACGAGCGCCTCCGCCAGGAGCTCCACCTCCGCCTGGGCGTGAACGAAACGCCCGTGGACGAAGGCATGGGGATTTGGTTCCACCTGCGCAACCGCCTCCAGGCCAACGACGTCGTCCTCATCCAGGCCGACCGCGTCATGCCCGGGCAGCGCGGCGTGCGCCTCCCCTTCCTCGGCGGCACGCTTGAGGTCCCCACCGGCCCCGTCAAGCTCGCGATGGCCGCGGGCTCGCCGATCATTCCTGTCTTCGCGCTCCGCGTTGGCCGCCGCAAGGTCCGCATCATCATCGAGGACCCCATCATCGCAGAGGGCGGCCTGCGCGAGGCCGGGCCCGGCGCCCCGCCGCACCCGGCGCTCGTCGAACTGACCAACCTCATTGCGCGTTATGTCGAGAAGCACCCCGACCAGTGGCTGCTCCTCAGCCCCGCGTTCGTGGAGGACCAGGCCGCCGCCCGCACCGGGCAAACGCAGGAGCGTGCGTGA
- a CDS encoding outer membrane lipoprotein carrier protein LolA: MPAAVLAVALGAHALAQAPSQPQPTTTTRPTQGTNPVQPGTAPVSSFDKKLEELDATVTKIEDLTADFEQEKRTPLLKKPLVSSGTVKVKGSTTRWDTLKPRPTAMTIDASELKIYYPEQKTVEVYPVAGGMAELAASPLPRNKTVREHFTIAEVPAKDIDANAKDGELGLALTPIKDTLKEHVAQVRVIIDGTTGIGRLVEITDADGEVTVMRFSNVKTNTGLKDEDVTLKTPERTTISRPLQGEAPKPADPSTQPPQEREKEPKK, translated from the coding sequence TTGCCTGCAGCTGTTCTCGCAGTCGCCCTCGGCGCGCACGCGCTCGCTCAGGCCCCGTCGCAGCCGCAGCCGACCACTACGACCCGGCCGACCCAGGGGACCAACCCGGTTCAGCCCGGCACGGCACCCGTTAGCTCCTTTGACAAGAAGCTCGAAGAGCTCGACGCCACGGTCACCAAGATCGAGGACCTCACCGCCGACTTCGAGCAGGAGAAGCGCACGCCGCTGCTGAAAAAGCCGCTCGTCTCCAGCGGCACCGTCAAGGTCAAGGGCTCCACCACCCGCTGGGACACGTTGAAACCGCGTCCGACCGCGATGACCATCGACGCCAGCGAGCTCAAGATCTACTACCCCGAGCAGAAGACCGTCGAGGTCTACCCCGTCGCCGGCGGCATGGCCGAACTCGCGGCCTCGCCCCTGCCCCGCAACAAGACCGTCCGCGAGCACTTCACCATCGCCGAAGTTCCCGCGAAGGACATCGACGCGAACGCAAAGGACGGCGAGCTCGGCCTCGCGCTCACGCCCATCAAGGACACGCTGAAGGAGCACGTGGCCCAGGTCCGCGTGATCATCGACGGCACTACCGGCATCGGGCGCCTGGTCGAGATCACCGACGCCGACGGCGAGGTCACCGTCATGCGTTTCAGCAACGTCAAGACCAACACCGGCCTCAAAGACGAGGACGTCACGCTCAAGACGCCTGAGCGAACGACCATCTCCCGCCCGCTCCAGGGTGAAGCGCCCAAACCCGCCGATCCTTCCACGCAGCCGCCGCAGGAGCGCGAGAAGGAGCCGAAGAAGTGA
- a CDS encoding cyclodeaminase/cyclohydrolase family protein has translation MPFASTTIADFLKQTAAKTPTPGGGAVASAVGALSAALAQMVVSYSLGKKNLADHQPRLTEAALILERARAVLLELAEEDAAAYGLVNELQKLPEGDPRRAQLPAANAASVQVPLAVMAACVDLLRLFVTLAPITNRQLRSDLAIAAILAEATARGSRWNVEVNLAFLNDDAEKARSVKLVGTLLPEAARLAAEAEKACS, from the coding sequence ATGCCCTTCGCCTCCACCACCATCGCCGACTTCCTGAAGCAGACCGCCGCCAAGACCCCCACGCCCGGCGGCGGCGCGGTGGCGTCAGCGGTGGGGGCCCTCAGCGCCGCCCTCGCGCAGATGGTCGTCTCCTACTCGCTGGGCAAGAAGAACCTCGCCGACCACCAGCCGCGCCTGACCGAGGCCGCGCTCATTCTGGAGCGCGCTCGCGCGGTGCTGCTCGAACTTGCCGAGGAGGACGCCGCCGCGTACGGCCTCGTCAACGAGCTGCAGAAGCTGCCCGAGGGTGACCCCCGGCGCGCCCAGCTCCCCGCCGCCAACGCCGCGTCCGTGCAGGTGCCGCTGGCGGTCATGGCCGCGTGTGTCGACCTGCTGCGGCTCTTCGTGACCCTCGCCCCCATCACCAACCGCCAGCTCCGCAGCGACCTCGCGATCGCCGCAATCCTGGCGGAAGCCACGGCCCGCGGCAGCCGCTGGAATGTCGAGGTCAACCTCGCGTTCCTCAATGACGACGCCGAGAAGGCCCGTTCGGTCAAGCTCGTGGGCACGCTGCTCCCGGAAGCCGCCCGTCTCGCCGCAGAGGCCGAAAAAGCCTGCAGCTGA
- a CDS encoding phosphopantetheine-binding protein, with product MADAAIVERIKTIMRRDLKLGDGVDIQPDTPLVGGDFDLDSLDVLLLVTSIEKEFGIKIADGQIGREAFKDVQTLAGFVQAAKAS from the coding sequence ATGGCTGACGCAGCAATTGTGGAGCGAATCAAGACGATCATGCGCCGGGACCTCAAGCTCGGCGACGGGGTTGATATCCAGCCCGACACCCCCCTGGTGGGCGGCGACTTCGACCTCGACTCGCTCGACGTGCTGTTGCTGGTCACCAGCATCGAGAAGGAGTTCGGCATCAAGATCGCCGACGGCCAGATCGGTCGCGAGGCGTTCAAGGACGTGCAGACGCTCGCGGGGTTCGTGCAGGCCGCGAAGGCTTCGTGA
- a CDS encoding sulfurtransferase — protein sequence MHDYAHPEVLVSTSWVRDNLSNPKVKLAEIDVDTKQYDVGHIPGAIGWNWQTQLQDQLSRDIIDASTFERLMSESGIEPKDTVVLYGDNNNWFAAYGLWLLKYYGHEDVRLMNGGRSKWLAEEDKPFTNEKPTPKKTTYKIVQTHPEVRARIAEVIQNVNGSSANLIDVRSPDEFSGKVIAPPGMTETAQRGGHIPGAKSVPWSKAVNQDGTFKSAQELAQLYLKEAGVQEGKPTIAYCRIGERSSHSWFVLKYLLGLPDVKNYDGSWTEYGNLVGVPIEKSV from the coding sequence ATGCACGACTACGCCCACCCCGAGGTCCTCGTCAGCACCAGCTGGGTGCGTGACAACCTGAGCAACCCCAAGGTCAAGCTTGCCGAGATCGACGTTGACACCAAGCAGTACGACGTCGGCCACATCCCCGGCGCTATCGGCTGGAACTGGCAGACGCAGCTGCAGGACCAGCTCAGCCGCGACATCATCGACGCCAGCACCTTCGAGCGGCTGATGTCCGAGAGCGGGATCGAACCGAAGGACACGGTCGTGCTCTACGGCGACAACAACAACTGGTTCGCCGCGTACGGCCTTTGGCTGCTCAAGTACTACGGGCACGAGGACGTCCGCCTGATGAACGGCGGGCGCAGCAAGTGGCTGGCAGAAGAGGACAAGCCCTTCACCAACGAGAAGCCCACGCCGAAGAAGACCACGTACAAGATCGTGCAGACCCACCCCGAGGTCCGCGCCCGTATCGCCGAGGTCATCCAGAACGTCAACGGCAGTTCCGCCAATCTGATCGATGTTCGCTCCCCCGACGAGTTCTCCGGCAAGGTCATCGCCCCGCCCGGCATGACCGAGACCGCCCAGCGCGGCGGCCACATCCCCGGCGCCAAGAGCGTCCCATGGAGCAAGGCCGTGAACCAGGACGGCACTTTCAAGAGCGCCCAGGAGCTCGCGCAGCTCTACCTCAAGGAGGCTGGCGTGCAGGAGGGCAAGCCGACCATCGCCTACTGCCGCATCGGCGAACGCTCCAGCCACTCGTGGTTTGTGCTCAAGTATCTGCTGGGCCTCCCCGACGTCAAGAACTACGACGGCTCCTGGACCGAGTACGGCAACCTGGTGGGCGTGCCGATTGAGAAGAGTGTGTAA